ACACTTGCATCAGGTAGGCCCCATTTATGGAGCTGTACGGGTGTTGTTTCATTTCTGGATCTCATTCCTTTGGGCTTAGAATTTTAAGAGAAAATGGACAAGGAACAGCTCAGGGCAGGAGTGGAATCAGACCCATGGTTCGGTTTACATTGCTggctttaatttaaaaaaaaacttaatgatGAGGAACTGAATGTTACGTTGATGTTGCCAATCACAGGAGGTATCCCTTCTGTCTTCCTCCAGGCAAGTACTCAAAGACAATGTAATATTCCCTTGGTACAGAGCCAAGTGTGACCAGTTGCTTCGaacaaacagcaggtatgttacTGCTGTCAGAGTgaagaacatcctttccacagtcaCAGAGTGGATTGAGTCAGGTTCACATTCAGCTCCATTCCCAGAGAGATACGTTCAAACCAAGAGTCAAACACCACCAAGGAAACTGAAGTTTATATTTTTTAATCTATATTCTAAATGCATCCTACCCAGTTTCAATCAACTTGAATGACTTCTCATCCAAAATATACACTGCATTAAAATCTGAACATCGAACAGTACAGGACAGGAAtgggtccttcagcccaccatgttgtgccgaacatgccGTCAAAATGCAATTAATCCCTTCTCCCTGGCCTTGGTCCATAACCCTCTATTTCTTACATATTCATTTGCTTACCTAAAAGTCCTTTCAATACCCTTGTTGTAgcttcctccatctccaccccaggcagtgtgttccactgCTACCACtctctttgtttaaaaataaaactgccccttatgtctcagagtcatagagatgtacagcataggccaggtgctggcagcaggagtagattgggttgggatatctggttggcatggactggtaggagcctaatacagtcaaaattggcctttctccaatttagaatttcaacttttagatctggtctatccttttccatcactattttaaatctaatagaattatggtcgctggcccaaagtgctcacccactgacacctcagtcacttgccctgccttgtttcccaagagtaggtcaggttttgcatcttctctagtaggtacatccacataatgaatcagaaaattgtcttgtacgcactcaacaaattgctctccatctaaactctgaacactatgtcagtcccagtctatgtttgaaacgttaaaatcccctaccataaccaccctattattcttacagataatcatagagttgtacagcatggaaacagacccttcagtccaacccgtccattccaaccagatatcccaacccaatctagtcccacctgccagcacccgacccatattcaaacccgtcctattcacataaccatccaaatgcctcttaaatgttgcaattgcaccagcctccactacatcctctggcagctcattccatacacgtaccaccctctgtgtgaaaaggttgccccttaggtctcttttatatctttcccctctcgccctaaacttatgccttctagttctggactccccgaccccagggaaaagactttgcctatttaccctatccatgctcctcataattttgtaaacctctataaggtcacccctcagcctccgacgctccagggaaaacagccccagcctgttccgcctctccctgtagctctgatcctccaaccctggcaacatccttgtaaatcttttctgaaccctttcaaatttcacgacatctttccgataggaaggagaccagaattgcacgcaatattccaacagtggccgaactaatgttctgtacagcgcaacatgactcctaactcctgtattcaatactctgaccaatgaaggaaaacataccaaacaccttcttcactatcctatctacctgcgactccacttttgaggagctatgaacctgcactccaaggtctctttgttcagcaacactccgaaggaccttaccattaagtgtataagtcctgctaagattttctttcccaaaatgcagcacctcgcatttatctgaattaaactccatctgccacttctcagcccattggcccatctggtccagatcctattgtaatctgagtaatcctcttcgctgtccactacacctccaattttggtgtcatctgcaaacttactaactgtacctcttatgctcgcatccaaatcatttatataaatgacaaaaagtagagggcccagcactgatccttgtggcattccactggtcacaggcctccagtctgaaaaataatcctccatcaccaccctctgtcttctacctttgagccaggtctgtattcaaatgtattccatgagatataaccttgctaatcagtctcccatggtgaaccttgtcgaacgccttactgaagttgaaATGACTGGAGCCTAAATCCAGCACCTTACACCACTCAGCCACGCTACCGTGGttatagctgagatctccttacaagtttgtttttcaatttccctctgactattcgggggtctataatacaatcccaataaggtgattatccctttcttatttctcagttccacacaaataacttgcctggatgtatttccaggaatatcctctctgagtacagctgtaatgttatcccttctcaaaatgccacaccccctcctctcttgcctccttttctgtccttcctgaagcatttgtatcctgtaaCATCAAggtgccaatcctgtccatccctgagccatgtttctgtaattgctatgatatgccagtcctatgttcctaactatgccctaagttcatctgcttttCCTGCATTTACTTCTCTTGCCATGaattaaatgcagtttagtttattcGTCCTACGTtttccctgcttgccctgactgtttgactcgcttctgttctttactgtaccagtctcagactgatctctttcctcactacatCCGTGGTCccacgccccccccccgccccgcccaaCTTAATAATTTAAATTGTCCCGAGCAGTTCAAagaaatttccctgccagtatattagtccccttccaatttaggtgcaatccgtccttcttataaaggtcacttctaccccaaaagagattccattgatccaaaaatgtgaatccttccccatacaccagctcctcagtcatgcattcatctgttctatcctcctattcctgctctcactagcttgtagcactgggagtaaattcctttttaaatttctgcctaactctctgtaatctcccttcagattcacaacctttttccttcctatgttgttggttccaatgtggacaatgacctcttgctgtcccctcttcccccgtgagaacattctgcaccctctcggagacatccttgatcctggcaccagggaaccaacaccattctgctttatcgctgctggccatagaaacatctgtctgtacctcggactacagaatcccctcacacaattgatctcttggaagccttcgttgcattcgagccagtctcagtaccagaaacttggaaTCTCAGTGGAATGTAGCATGGACAGCTATCACCCCCCTACACTTTCCAAACATCATACCTGTCCAAAGAGAAATCAAATATTGACATGAAGAGTACACATTCAGACAGGTACCCAGAGGTGATTGGACACAGAGTGAGAAAGCTCTCATAAAGTGGTCTGGTTATAAACATgtgaacaataaattcaaatacaCATGCAGAATATAACTTAATCAAAAACTGTACCATTGAATAAAAGTTGTGGAAATTATCCAATCTGCTTTACACTGTCGAGACTGATTAATGATAGAAAAAGTCTCACTTTCATTTACAATACATAGAATTTCTCCAGTGAAGAGGGGGGTAATTTGGCCCAGTCCCCTGCAACAACTCTCCAAAGCAGATCTCACCCAGACGTagaccccaccctatccccataactccaCGTTTATCACAGTCAACCACTGACACTGTACATCCTTGAATAATacaggacaatttaccatggctattccaccaaccctgcacatgtttggaccatGCAAAGAAActagagcacacagaggaaactcaGGCAGACACTGGCAGAACGTACAAGCTGCACACAGATaatgaaccaaggctggaattgaatctgtgtccctggcaccactgtgccaccatgccaccctgacaTGGATGGCAATAGATAAAATCTTATTCATGTTGAGCAACAGAGATTTGAAGTAAATAGAGCTCCTGCAGTTTCTGCAAGTGTCATGTTTAACAGAGACAAATGTGTAAGTACGCTCACTCATTCACAGAACACAAACTGACAGTTACAGATACTTTCAGGTACAGATGCACTCATCCATACATATAGTTGAAGCTGTCAGGGATAGACTGATGATTGCAGAAACTGTCAGATACAGATTGAAATCTGCACTCAAACATTCACATTGCAGAAACTGACCGGTACATTTTGATAACACACCCACATTCCCAGAGCAGAATCTCACAGGTATATATTGATAACTACATTTTTACATTCACCTAGAACCTAATGAGGCAGATTGATAACTAAAATCACATTGACATAGCAAAAGCTGACAGGTAGAGACTGATAATACCACTCTCATATTCACACAGCAGAAACTGACAAGGGCAGATAAATAATTGGACTGTCATCACATCACAGAAactgacagggagagatagatgaCTAGACAGTCATATTTAAATTGGAGAAACTGATGGACAGATCAATAACGACACTTCCATATTCACAGATCAAAAACTGACAGGTACAAATGGATAGGCAAagctgaggactgcagatgctggagattagagtcaggagtgtggtacTGCAAAAGTACAAGTCagaaagcatccaaggagcaggagagtcgacgtttggtttaaaagcccttcatcagtacagATGGATAACTACACCAATACATTTACACCGAAGAAACTGACAGAAAAAGAATGATAACTAAACTCATGCATTCCTGTCGCTGAAAGCAACAGGTACATTTCAATCTGGACCCCCACATGTTCACTTCGCAGAAGATGGCAGGTTGACATTGATAACTACGTTCATATTTTAACAATGCAGAAACTGACATGGACGATTGATTAAACTGTCCCATTTGAGAGTAGAAACCAACAGGTATAGGGTGAGAAATTCACATAGGTATGCACATAGCAGAATCTTACTGGGAAAGGGTGATACCTATACTCTCATATTCAAATAGCAGAAGCTTAGAGATGCAGATTGATAGGCTCTCATTGTACGTATAAAATGGTTGGGTATATtttcattggagttttgaagaacaaTGGATGACCTTTAGAGCAAAATAAAAATTATCTGAAGGGAGTTGACAGATTTGATGCTGGGGGTATGTCACTGCTCATGAGAGAATCCCAAGTGAGGGACACTGTTTTGAACAGGAAGCCTTCTGTCTAAGAAAGCAATGCAGAACATTGTCCCTTTATTCTGTTCCACAGAGAGCAGTTAGGGTTGAGTTATCAGCTTAATTTATGCTCATGTAGCTATATATCTTTATTGATACATCAGGGAGTTTTTGGTTTTGGGTACTAAACATCAAAATGAGATGAAGACCATAACTAAAGTCTTTGTGATCTGTTCTCAGGACAGAGTACGCACATGCagatagaaatgtcacagaattCTCAAGCTTCTTATGGTCTTCTGCTTTGAGGTATTTAAAGTGACAGAAGATTGAAAGAAGTTAATAACTACAGCATAGACACTGTATCTGCAGCATCATTCACTATACACTTTATCTTTAACTTACTGATGTGTGTGTGCTCACAGATCAATTCAGTTATAAGTTACCCTGATGTATCAAGGATGGAGTGAAAGAAAACCACCCATTTCATCAGAAACTTTGAGATGTTGAGATATTTGCTCTCTGTCATGCCAGTAATTGACTGATACTGAGTAAATACAAGATTAGAAAGAATAAACTGGCATTTATAGAATGAAATACTGAGTCAGTTGCAAAACAATAAAGCATTAGGATATAATACAAGTATTGATTAGCTCGAAACTGGCATAAACAATGTAACATCCGCAGTGATGTTGCAGATATTGTCAGTAACAATGTACATTATCCTTTATCAAAATGCTGCAGTTATAAATACAAACCCAAGTTCAATTTGCAGAAGCTGATATTCATAGGGCATGGGAGTGAAGGGTAGTGAGTCCTACCTGAGTCTGTCCAAAGTGGTACATTTCACACCGACAGAGTAAAGCAACAAGGTAcactttggaaggtttgagttacagtcCAGTAACATACTGACATGTTAAGATCGTGAAGTAGAGTTTACAAAAATACATCTCAGAAACAGACCTGCACagattggagtcgagagtgtagtcctggaaaagcgcagcatatcaggcagcatccgaggagcaggagaatcgttgttttaagcattagcccttcatctcgacgttttgggcataagcctctGATCcccggcatctgcagttctcactttctcctgggggcACAGATTGGAGGAATATTTCTAAGTGGCTGGCAAATAGTGTAACGTTTTACCGCTCACATCAGTGTTTGATGGTTACAGAATAAAACCGGTCTTGAAATAACACTGACTATTAGATGGAGGACCAGAGGCTCATTGGACAGATGTTGAGTTAATGCAAAATGCGTAAATGACGACATGACAGATATAAAGTTCAAGTGACACATATATGTTTAGCATGCTGACAGTTGCTGGTTAACAGGCATTAGCGTAAGACGGAGAAATGTTACAAATCCCTGCATGAAACTGCAAGACGCCTAATTGAAAAGTGCAGCAACGTGGTTCAGTTACACTGCAGGTACTTTCAAAGCACCCAGTTATCGATACGTTTCTGGGCTGACAGTTATCAGTCAAGGTCTCAGAAATATATTCATCAATATATGACTCAAGAAAAGTATTCCATATAAACTTTTTCTTAAAATTTCTCCAACTCCGTGCAATTGGGAATGAGTTGGATCAACCCCAAGTGGAGAAATCATTCAGTCAGGTTCCAGTGGTATGTGTAACTTGACAACAAATGTAATCGCAATTTCGAATGGATGAGAGCTTTTGTTCacacagtgaaaagttctgtGTTAATTCCATCCTATACAGAGGAACAGAACAGACATGCGGAGCTAGAAACACATCAGCATAACAACGAGCAAAAGGAAACCGAGCCAATACCACAGTCACTTTCTGTATCGCAGACACAAAACAAATCTCCCTCAGTCAGACTGACAGGAACAGAATCACGAGTCAATTCACGTTTCGTTGCAGATCCACATTGGATCTCACACTAACCAATGAGAGAGACTCCGTGTTTGGGAATGACTCTGTGTAAACTACCCAATCATGAGCAAGGTTTTCCCATCCCTCATTAGCATTGAAACGCCTTCAGTCTATAAAAGGGGAACTCCGAGCCCGCTTTGCCTTATTCGGTTTCTGAAAGTGAGCAGGACGATGGCTGATGAGAAGAAAGCCCAGCAAACCTCCAAGAAGGGCGCGAAGAAAATCATTAAGAAGGCGCCAGCAAAGGGTGGCAGGAGGCGGAAAAGATCCAGGAGAGAAAGTTACTCCATCTACATCTACAAAGTGATGAAGCAGGTTCACCCTGACACCGGCATCTCCTCCAAGGCCATGAGCATCATGAACTCGTTCGTCAACGATATTTTCGAGCGGATCGCGGGGGAGGCTTCCCGCCTGGCCCATTACAACAAGCGCAGCACCATCAGCTCCCGGGAGATCCAGACCGCCGTGCGGCTGCTGCTGCCCGGGGAGCTGGCCAAGCACGCCGTGTCGGAGGGCACAAAGGCGGTGACCAAGTACACCAGCTCCAAGTGAAGGACCGCactgcactgaaacacacacatccacaacCCAAAGGCTCTTATAAGAGCCACCCACAACATCCCTGAGACAGCTGGACCATTTCTTTAAGAATTGTTTGTTTTAGTTCGTGATTATTGATCGAGCAATTTAACTTCTCCCGCTGTATGTTTTTGAGTTAATAAGTGCTTTTTTGTAAATTATTAGGGAGTGGGGTGGACGAGAGCAGATCAGGCGCCAGTGAGTCATTTTTCATGGTGTTTACCCCTGGCAGAAAAATGCCCACGTCTTTCACCCCCACGTTGATGCATTTTACCTTCTGATTTACTTTACATTTCCAGTGCGCGGGTTCGATCCGACTTTTCGCTCTACCAAATAACACTTCATGCTGTCGGTGCGAACTTCCAAAGCGAACCAAGAGAACATCAACACAGCTACCGGACAGAAACGTGGAGCTTTTGCTGAATCTGATCGAGAGCGATAATGGAGGACGGCTTTAAAATATCGCCTGAAGAAAAACGTGTTCGCCCTCGATGCTGAGCCGGAAGAATGCTGTGTGCTGTTTTTCAGCATATCAGGGTGGGATTGAAATGTGAAAAGGAAAGACAGGTTGCAGACTGCTGTGTTTGACTTGTTTAGTTTCAGCTTCTTTCTTAAGGTTTAGAAAATAAACCGCTCTCAAGATCAGAAATGGACAGATACAGATCGGCAAATGAGGGAGAGTAAGACTGTGTGAAGTACACATTTGTAAACTAAAAGAAAATAGCATGTGTATTAATATTTTTTCAACTTCCTCCGTTTTTTGTACTTCATTTATCAAGTAAAACATACTGCTTTGTTTAGAATTTGGCGGGCTTTACAAATTGTAAAAAAGCGGTTGATGATTTGGCGCCGGTACTTTCCGCCCTCCTCCCCGGGCCCCCTCCGGATTGGGGAATGAGGCAGATATCTGATTGGGAATTGAAACAACATTAGGCGGGGCTGAACAATGGGACCAATCAGAAACGGCCGCCCCACCATTCCTCCCGAAGGTATAAGAGGCCGCAATGTGGGCGGAGTGTAGCATTCTCTGTGCGATAGTGACAATGTCTGGGAGaggaaagggcagtgggaaaggtCGCGCCAAGGCGAAGTCTCGGTCGTCCCGGGCTGGCCTGCAGTTCCCGGTGGGCCGTGTTCACAGGCTCCTCAGAAAGGGCAACTATGCTGAGCGTGTGGGTGCCGGAGCGCCGGTCTATCTGGCTGCGGTGCTGGAGTATCTGACGGCTGAAATCCTGGAGCTGGCCGGCAACGCGGCCCGGGACAACAAGAAGACCCGCATCATCCCCAGGCACCTGCAGCTGGCCGTGCGCAACGACGAGGAGCTCAACAAGCTGCTGGGAGGGGTGACCATCGCTCAGGGAGGGGTGCTGCCTAATATCCAGGCCGTGCTGCTGCCCAAGAAAACTTCCGCTGCTGGATCTGCTAAAAAATGAAGAGATCATCCTTGAATCTGACGGCCCAAAGGCTCTTTTAAGAGCCActcacagcatctgtgaaagGAACTGAACTCTGTCGGGTTGAATTACTTTCCTTTATATCTAGCCGTTATACCTAACATTGCTACATTTATATCTCCTTTTCATTGGATATTGTTCCTGGCGGTGGCAGCAGAGGAAGATTATAGCATTGAATACGACTATAAGAGTGCCTGGAACTACTCTATTCCTCATTGCACGGTCACTTCCTCAGTAACCTTTATGTTTGATCAATGAGTCTAGAATAGTGTCACGGATGTTCCCGATCGGGTTTGGCTTCACGTTTCCTTTAATGCATCAATAAGAGCTGAATTCTCCCACTCTGTCGCTGCAGCATACACCTCTTCAATCCAATCCATTCTCAGCTCGGTTCATTTCAACCCCCCACACCTTACAATTACAAAGATGCGATTCTTTACATGGAATAACcagctttttaaaatcattcgcCACTGTAAACAGCAACAAAGTTAACAGTGCAGTACGAATGCTCTCTGCCGTACCGCAAAACACGATAGTGGTACATTTTCGAAAccgaaataattttaaaagtcgCGATAAATGTGAAATAACCTGCTACAATAACAGTTCCTTCAGTATGCGCTGCCTCTCACGACCTCAGGTCTCCGCTCTTTGTCGGAGGGTTTGGGTGGCTCTGAAAAGAGCCTTTGGGTTCGCTGAAAATGGGTCGCTTTGTCCTCAGCCGCCGAATCCATAGAGAGTGCGGCCCTGGCGTTTCAGAGCGTACACCACATCCATGGCAGTGACCGTCTTGCGCTTGGCGTGCTCAGTGTAGGTGACCGCATCCCTGATCACATTCTCCAGGAAAACCTTCAGCACCCCGCGGGTCTCCTCATAGATCAAGCCCGAGATACGCTTGACCCCTCCACGGCGAGCCAGGCGCCGGATGGCTGGTTTCGTGATGCCCTGGATGTTATCACGGAGCACTTTGCGGTGCCGCTTCGCTCCGCCTTTTCCCAGGCCTTTGCCTCCTTTACCTCTTCCAGACATCACGCTTCTTTACTCCAATCGCTGCCGAATGAGAGCCGAGCTGCCTCCCCTTCTTATTTTATACAGCCCGGCCCGACCTGACTGAGAAAGagctgacagagagtgagaggcggGTCCGGAGACGAAACTGAGTGACAGACAGATCATCCAGCTCACTCCAGCCCCAACTGCATCTGGGACTGAACCTTTTCTCCCCAAAGCTGACTGTTCCTGAGTGGAGGAGCGCATGCGTGAGGCCCTCCCCCAGCGCTGCCATTGAggagcatttactcagtgagtacaagaggtttgtttgaaccagaccgcaatggagagatcagcgcccagggaagcgagggaacagcaggctccttccagcagcacatcgggatgggagcctgggacacagaggggACTCAGAGACCGGGACTGATTCGGGGTGAGTTCAGGGAGAACCGGGGGCTGTTTGTAAGAGGCCGAGCGGAGCAGGAACTGGTCCCGGAACTTGGAGTGAGCgggctgggggggaagagagaggccttTCTCGGGCTGTGTGTGGTCCTGCTGTGGGAGATTCGTGCGGTTTACAATCCTCTGAACCCTGTTTTAATTTCCATCTGTTTCCTGCCCTTCCTTGAATTTAGGTGGACCAACTGTAGGAATGTGATACTCTTGTAAAAAAAACATACATTGGAGTCTTAGTAAAAACATTACAAATAGCGCCGTTTTTCCTCTTTCGAGCAGGTAGTTGGGGAGTTGGATATTGAACTGTGTAAACGTGCTGGTGGTTGAGTATTCCCATTCATGGTACTGGGCAGTTGTTGCTCAGTTTCTGGATCTCACTCAACTaatatcaagttaaaaatcacaaaaccaggttatagtccaacagtttttttggaagcacttgATGTGTAACATTatgcaccagcatctccaaatcaactgGTATCGAACCACACGAAAAACAAACACAAACCCCAGACAGAGAGCAGCTTAGGGCAACAATGGAATCAGATCCGTGGTTCTGGTAAAATTGTTggctttaaaaaaacacacacacatcctaatTAATATGTAATAAATGTGACAATGATCAGTTCAATATTGCCAGACTAGTCTCTTGTTGATTTGTAGGTGGTGTCCCTGTGTCTTCCTCCAGAAAAACACCTGAGGGACTAAGACGCTATAAAACTTCCTCAGTTCAAATCACAGAGTAACCAGCTGTCTCCAACAAACGGAAGGTATGTAGCCCATTGACATTTACACACCAGTGTTGGAGGTAGATATACTGAGTTCTCCTCTAAAATAGACGTTCAGGAATAGCATTAAAATCTGCAGTTATTAAGAGCATTTTCAAAGTTACAATGAAGATAGGCAACATTGTTGCATCGTTTCAACGACCATCTGTGAAGTAGGGCTTAAGTACAGAGATGGAGGGAAACTGCTCACCAACAGGGCAAGAGTT
This sequence is a window from Hemiscyllium ocellatum isolate sHemOce1 chromosome 49, sHemOce1.pat.X.cur, whole genome shotgun sequence. Protein-coding genes within it:
- the LOC132837373 gene encoding histone H4, with translation MSGRGKGGKGLGKGGAKRHRKVLRDNIQGITKPAIRRLARRGGVKRISGLIYEETRGVLKVFLENVIRDAVTYTEHAKRKTVTAMDVVYALKRQGRTLYGFGG
- the LOC132837346 gene encoding histone H2AX-like, with the translated sequence MSGRGKGSGKTRAKAKSRSSRAGLQFPVGRVHRLLRKGNYAERVGAGAPVYLAAVLEYLTAEILELAGNAARDNKKTRIIPRHLQLAVRNDEELNKLLGGVTIAQGGVLPNIQAVLLPKKTEGASKGILCAIVTMSGRGKGSGKGRAKAKSRSSRAGLQFPVGRVHRLLRKGNYAERVGAGAPVYLAAVLEYLTAEILELAGNAARDNKKTRIIPRHLQLAVRNDEELNKLLGGVTIAQGGVLPNIQAVLLPKKTSAAGSAKK